Below is a window of Candidatus Cybelea sp. DNA.
GCCTTTGAGGCGGGTGATCCGAACGCGGCGGCTGCCGCTTTCGACGAAGCGCTGCGTATCTATCCCGATAATTCGATGGCCCTCCTCCTTCAGGCAAAGCTCTACCGTGCGCAGCGCGACTGGCCGCGCGCACTTGCCTCGGCGCAACGCAGCGCCGAGCTCTATCCGTTACCGCAAGCCCTCGGGTACGAAGCCGACGCGCAACGCGCGCTGGGCGACGCCCCAGCAGCACAGCGGACCGACGCCCTGATCCGAGCCGAGCAGCGCCTCTTCAACGCACAAGGCATCAACGACCGCCTCCTGGCGATCTACTACGCGGAGCACGACGAACACCTCGACGACGCCCTCGCCGCGGCGCGGTCGGATCTCGACAAGCGCGGCAACGAAATATACGCCGACGACACCATGGCCTGGGTGCTTAGCGCGATGGGCCGCTGGGCACAGGCGCGGGTCTTCGCCCAACGGGCCGTTCGATACGACACGCAGGATCCCGAGCTGCAATATCACGCTGGGATTATTGCCTTACATACGGGACACCGCAACGAAGCACTCCGCCGATTACACGACGCGCTGCAAACCGACGCGCACTTCCATCCATTCTACGCCGACGCCGCCCGTCAAGCCCTCCGCTCTTTAGATACCGCGGGAACCTAGCCATGGCGTCGCGCCTTTTCAGCCCAGGCCACTCGACGACCCGAGACAAAATCGTCGCCGTCTACGCCGCGCTCATCGGCCTCAATCTGACCGCGTGGGCTCTGGCGTTCTGGGCATTTTCGTCTCATCCGATCCTGCTCGGCACGGCAATGCTGGCCTACACGTTCGGCTTACGCCATGCTGTCGACGCCGATCATATCTCCGCGATCGACAACGTCACGCGAAAGCTGATGCAGCAGGGCCAACGTCCGGTTGGGGTGGGTCTGTACTTCTCACTCGGCCATTCCAGCATCGTCGTTGCCCTCAGCGTAGGCATCGCGATCGGTGCCGGGGCCGTGAAAGCGCATCTGCCGGGCCTGCAACAGGCGGGCGAAATTATCGGAACCTCGATTTCTGCGGCATTCTTGTTTTTGGTCGCCGGAATCAACCTCGCCGTTCTGCTCGATATCGTTCGCGCGTTTCGCAAAGCCGGCAAAGATGCCGGTGCCGGCGTCGACGATATGCTCGACCGGCGCGGCTTGATTGGCCGCTTCTTCGGCGGGCTCATCAAAGTCGTCGATTCCAGCTGGAAGATGTACCCGATCGGCGTCCTCTTCGGTTTGGGCTTCGACACCGCAACCGAAGTCGGCTTGCTGGGCATCGCCGCCGTGGAGGCCGGGAAAGGCCTGCCGGTCGTCGACATTTTGATCTTTCCGCTGCTGTTCACGGCCGGCATGTCGCTGCTCGACACCACCGATGGAGTTCTCATGCTCAGCACATACGGCTGGGCATACGTCAAGCCGATGCGCAAGCTGTACTACAACATGGTCGTTACGCTGATCTCCGTCCTGGTCGCGCTGATCGTCGGCGGGATCGAAGCGTTCGGCGTATTCGCACAGCGCCTCGGCCTCAGCGGGTCTCCGTGGAATGCGCTCGCCGCCGTAAGCAATAATTTTGGAGTCCTCGGATTCGTCATCGTCGGCGTCTTCGCCGCCAGCTGGCTCGTCTGCGTAGCCGTGTACCGGCTGCGGCGGTACGACCGGCTCGATCTCGAGCCCGCATCCCCGGCGCGCTAGTCGCCGCCCAGCACCGCCGCGAACGCCGCTCGCGAGCAAATCGGCACCGATCGTCGTGTCCGTGTCATCTTCATTCTTTGGAGAGGCTTTTACGGTCGTCCGAAGCAAGACAGCGCCGCAGCGCCCCTGCGCGCTGCACACCAGGCTGCGGACGATAATCGTAGCCGCTAGAAGGCGGGGCTTTATGCCTGTTCGGCTCATGAGTTTAGTGTTCGGCGTCGCGCTGCTCGGCGCAAGCACCCCGGCGCCGGCGCTCAAGCCGATCAGCCAAGCTGCATTGCAAACGATGGTGGACGCCACCGCCAGGGAGCTCATGCTTCCCGGCGCCCTCGTGCTTCTGCGCACGCCGCAAGGCGACTTCACGGCCGCTTACGGCACCACACAGATCGGCACGACGAGCCGGCCTTCAGCCGGCACGTACTTTCGAATTGCCTCGAACACCAAGACGATGACCGCCGCGGTGATCGTGCAGCTGGCCCAGGAAGGCAAACTCAAATTCGGCGACCCGGTTTCGAAGTACGTCGCCGGCGTGCCGAACGGCGACAACATCACAATCGCCGAACTTCTGGATATGCGCAGCGGTCTCTACGACTACACGAGCTCGCCGGAGGTCGCCGCGATCATCGACCACGATATGAGCAAAACCTGGACCCCCGCCGAACTGCTGGCGATCGCGTTTGCGCGGCCGCCCAATTTCGCTCCCGATGCGCAATACGAATACTCCAATACAAACTACGCGCTGCTGGGCCTGATCGTTGAGCGAGTCGACCGCAAAGGGTTGGCCGAAGCACTGCAGCAGCGCTTGTTCGGCCCGCTCGGCCTGCGCCACACCGCGTTGCCTCCAAGCAACGTGGTCGCACTCCCAGATCCGTATTCGCACGGGTACCTGTACGGGAGCTCCTCAGTCGCCTTACTCGGAACGCCCCCGTATTCGCCTGCGGTCCAGGCAGCGGCCCGCGCGGGAACGCTCGTGCCCAACGACTACACGAATCTGAACCACTCCTTTGCCGCCGCGGCCGGAGGTGTCGTCTCAACCGCCGACGATCTCGCGATCTGGATCAGGGCACTGGTCTCCGGCCGCGTGTTCGACGCGGCGTATCAGCAGCGCTGGCTCGAGAGCCTGCGACCCGAGGACCCGAGCAAGCCAGGCGGCCAGCAGTACGGCTACGGCATCAGCCAGCTGCGCTGGGGATCCAATGCCATCTACTTTCACGGAGGCGAGACCCCCGGCTACAATTCGTTCATGGGCTACGATCCCGCCAACGGCGTAGCGCTGATCGTGTGGACGAATCTAACCGTTTCGCTCGACGACAAACCGACGGCCAATGCGCTCATGTTAAAAGTGCTCGATCAAATTTACGCCGAGTCGCCGCTCACGCCCGCGCCGTTACCGAGCGCCGGCCCTTAACGCTTCCCACACTGTGGACCTGATTTGGAGTCTCGGAGCGCGGTACTGCGCGCGCCAGCACGCGCACGCTTTCATCTGGCTATGGTGCCTGCTTTTGGCGCTCGCGGCCGTGGCCCTGATCGTACGCCGGCGCGGAAGGAGCTTCGCGGCGGCCGTTCTTCTACTGCTTGCCGTCTGCACCGCACCGCTCGGCGCCGCGATCTTCTACGCGTGCTCCGCTTCGGCACCATACTCGCTGGGACTCGGTGCGCCGGACATCTCCGCCGCGCGCCTCACCGCGCTTACGTGTTTGGGCCAGAGCGCCTCGACCTCGGCCGTTCTCTGGACGGTGGTCGCGCTATCGTGCAGTGCGGCACTAGGATCGATCGCGTGGGGACGGGTGCTCGGCAGGACCGCGGCAGTTCGCGCTCTCTGCTACATCGCCGCGGCGCTGTTACTGCTTCTCGCCGCTACCGTCGGCTTCGCTTGGTTTTTCGATAACTCTTGGTGCTCGTTGCGCCGGTTGTTTTAGCTCGATGACACACGAATACACCATCGTCCTCCTCGCCATGGGCCACGCGGAGATGGCCGTCGCCCAGGACCTAGCGGCGCGATACTGCCCGCACAGCAAAGCAGTCTTTTCGTTGAGGCTGTGGGCGATTTTTGCAGGGTTCGTCGCGGCCGTACTCGTGCTCTTCTGGGCGGCAAACCGTTACCCGAAGCGGTCGCTGAGCCGAACGCAGCTCTATGTCGCCGCGGGAGCTTTGCTGCTCTTCGCGATCGGCGCCGGCGCGCTCGTTCTTTATGGACTATCCGGTTGCAGCGGCACGGCCGCTGAAGGCCTCATCTGGGATTGGCCATAGCATTGGACGTGTAGAGGGTTCGGCTCATCGCAGCGAGCAATTCGACCGCTCTCTACATAACCCCCGATGCGCCGACTGGCGCGCCCTACAGGAGATGCCTCATGCGATCTCGGTTCGTTTTACCCGCTGGCGCGCTCGTCGTGCCCTTCTTGGCAGCCTGCGCGTCTCAATCTGCGACGACACCCATGCAAGCGGCGCAGGGCGCGCGCGTGCAGTCGGTCCGAGCGGACGTCCGATTCGGCTTGACTCCGAAGCAGATCGAGTCGGCCGACGCGCAACGCGGCGCGGGCTACCTCCATAAGTCCAAACGCAAGGCAACGCTGTTCGTTTCGGACCTCGATGCTGACACCATCCGTCTCTTCCCGGCGAATAAGAAGAATCCGACGCAAAAGGGTGCCATTACTACCGGCATCGATCTGCCGGTCAACGACGCGGTGGATCTCCACGGAACGGTCTACGTTGCCAATAACGGGAACAGCACGGTCACCGAGTACCCCTTCGGTAAGACGAGTCCGAGCGTGACGCTGAGCGGAGCGCAACTCGTTTTTCCCAATGGCATCGCGGTCGATAAAAAGGATACGGTTTACGTGACCAGCGGCGCGACCGCCGGATCGTGCTACGTCCTGGTCTATCCCAAAGGCGCCTCGACGCCGAGCGAACAGATTAACGGATTCGACCTCCCGGTGGGCCTCGCGGTCGACAAAAAAGGCAACCTTTACGTTGCCGATGCACTTCAAAATGTTGTTTGGGAAGTACCCCACGGTTCGACGACGCCACGTAATCTCGGCCTAAGCGGCTTAGACGATCCGACCGGCCTTGCGTTCGATTCGAGCAACAGTCTCTGGGTAACCAATAACCTAAGCAACACGGTGCTCGGCTTCCACCTCGGCAAAACGTCGGCGTTCGCCACCATCACGAATGGACTTTCGGGCCCCTACTCGATCGCATTCGAGAAAACCGGAACGCTCTTCGTGGGTAACAGCCTGCACTATCCAGGTGACGTCGCGGGTTACAAGAGCGGCAAGACGACGCCGTTCGAATCGATAAGCGTTCCGAACCCGGCCGGCCTTGCGGTGTACCCTAAGTCCAAGGACTAGTGTGTGGGGGGCTCCAGCCCGATGCCTGATTTGCAAACGTAAAGGCGCTGCCGCATAGCCGGCAGCGCCTTTACGTCCTCACAACCCCCAAGCGAGGCGAAGTAATCAGGAGAGGGAGGGATTCGAACCCTCGAAACGTTCATCACGTTCTGCGGTTTTCAAGACCGCCGCCTTCAACCACTCGGCCACCTCTCCGCGCACCGCAAGCGCAGGTTTATGCGGAATTTCCGCACGATCGCCTAGATCGACGACGGCGGTCTAAGGCGATTTGGTAACATTTGGTAACGAACTCTCCGACCCTTTCCGGTTTCGGAGCAACGAGCGGGACAGTTTGCTGACTGCTTCGCGCCCCAGACCTTCTACGGGGCGAGCGTAGAAGGACAGCGTCGTGTTAGCTGTGCTGTGTCCCAGCAATAGCTGCACCTCTTTGACGGGCCTTCCATCCGCGAGCGTAAGCGTGGCGAATGCATGCCGTATATCGTGGAAACGGAAGCCGCGTAGTCCGGCCACCGCCGCGATTGCGCGAAACTGTTTACTGAAAGTATCGGGCGGCCACGGCGCTCCGTCTGCGTTGCAGAACACCAGATCGTTGTCCGTATAGGGTTTGGCGACGCGTTGGCGTTCGTGTTCCTGGTACGTTTTGTGAGCTGATAGGATGGCGACCCCTTCACGCGAGAGCGGTATGAGCCGTCGCGACTTTCCCTTCGGCGGCTTGAACCGCACACCAAGTCGGCGCGTCTGTTCCAGCGCTTCGGTGATGTACAGTGAGCCCCGCGTGTCTAGACGCACATTTCGCCAACGAAGCGCCAACAGTTCACCGCGTCGCAGACCCGTCACTGCAGCAAGCGCCACCGGGACGGCCAGGCGGGTGCGCTGCGCGGTGCGGATCAGGGTACGCATCTGATCAGAGCTGACCGGCGTCAACTCGTGCATGTCGACGCGGGGAGCCTTCAGTTGACCGACCACATTTTCTTTGAGCTTTCGTCTGCGCACGGCATCGGCAAAAGCCGTATGAAGCACGCGGTGCACATGCAGGCAAGTGCGTTGCGAGAGGCCCTTGGCACGAAGCCGGCTATAGATCATTTCGATGTGATCGGAAGTGACCCGTCCGAGTTGAATCCCTCCTATCACGGGGATTACGTGCTTGCGCAGGAGCGACGCATACCGTTCGTGAGTCTTCGCAGCCAGAGAATGGCTCACGGACTCGAGCCAGCCGGCCACGTATTCTCCAGTATTGAGCGCGACGGGCTTGGATTCGAGCCCTTCGTCGATACGTCGGAGCAACTCGCGCTTGCGAGCTTCCGCCTCAGCCTTTGGCATCCGGCCAATCCGAATATTGCGCTGCCTGCGCTTTTCGTCCGGTGCAACAGGCACATCATAAAGCAAATACCAAGCCTTGGTCTTGCCTCGCTGGTACAGATGACCTTCCACGGGATTCCTTTACGCCTTTCCGTGGTTCAAGGCGGCGGTCACGTCGGTCTGCTCCGCGGAAACATGAAAAACCTCTTTGAGCGCCGCCTTGGCAATTCGGATCCGTCGCGGACCCAGGCGAACGGCTGGAAGCAGCCCGGCTTGAATGACGGCGTAGACACCATTGCGCGGGACGCGGACCAGAACCGAGGCCTCTTCGACCGTCAAAATCTCTGGCGCGTCTTCCCATGTCAGCGACCGCGGCTTCGACTTCATTGAATAGACCCGATCCGTCAAGCGAGTTGTCAATGCGACTACGGTGCTCATAAATAAAGGCTCCTGATCCTAGGAACCTTTCAATCGACATTTCGCCCGCATTATAATGCGAACGAAAGCCGACCGCATGGCCGCAACACAATTATCCCGCGATCTACGCACTTGCGTCAAGCGGCGAGCCGCTCGGCCTGCGAGTGCGCTAGCGTGCGACTTCCACGAGTCCCTCTGACCTGAGGTGGCAAAACGGCTCAAGTTGAAACTGTGAGTTCCGGGCTTCGGCCCAAGGAGAATTCACGTGAAGAAAAGTCGCTTCACCGAGGCGCAAATCGTCGGAATACTCAAGGAGCTCGATGCCGGCACAGCTGCTACCGAACTCGCGCGACGGCACGGCATTCATGCCAATACCATCCGCCTGTGGCGTGATAAGTACGCCGGCCTGGAGACCAGCGATCTGGCGCGGCTCAAACAACTCGAGGCCGAGAGCGCGCGCAAAGACCGGGTGATCGCACGACTGACGATGGAGGTCGACGCGGTCCGGGAGCTGATCGCAAAAAACGGCTGGACCCCTCGCGGCGAAAAGAAGCGGTGAGGGCCTTGCAAGAGTCCGGATTCTCCCAAGTGCGAGCCTGCGCGATCGTCGGACAGCCGCGCCGAACGCTGCGCTACCGCGGCAAGCCCAAGGACGACAGCGCGATCGCTGAGCGAACGCAGAAGCTGGCACAGGAGCGTCCGCGGTGGGGTTGGCGCCGGCTGCTGATCATGATTCGGCGCGATGAGATCGAGGTCGGCGAGTTTCGATTTCGACGGATCTACCGGAGTCTGGCGCTGCAAGTGCGTCCGCGCAAGAAGCGCAAGGTGCGTTATATCCGTGGCAACGTTGCTCCGGCCGTTTCGCGACCCGATGAACGTTGGTCGATCGATTTTATCCAGGATCGCTTAGCTAACGGTCGAAATGTCCGAGCGACTGCTGTCGTCGACGACTTCACCCGCGGGTTTCTAACTCTGGAGGTTGGCTTTTCGTTTGGCAGCCACGACGTCATCCGGTGCTTTGAAGATCTGGCCTTTGAACGAGGACACGATGCAGAGTGCAATGACGGTACACTAGGCAGGCAGCAATGGCCATTGACGATGACGATGGATCAGGATGGAAACACACTGGCCACAATGTCGATAAGTCTGTGGGCCAATGGCCCGATACACAATGGAAGAGGGGTAGTACACCTCCGGATACAGACCGAACGAGCATTCCGGTCGCCTGTTCCCGATACAGACCTGACTGGAACTTTTTGTCCGGTTCGAAGGCCCCCGACGGCGCCTATAAGCCGTCGTATATATCCTAGAGCGAGTACAGATCGAGGTCCAAGTCGAGCGATAGAGCGGACATGCGCCGAGCCGTTTCCGCGCTTAGGTGCAACCACGGACACTCCATGGGCGCATCTTCCCCGCGCCAGTATAATCGCACCGAAAGCGAAAGTTCGCACGAATACTGCTCCATGAATGCTGAGGCTTCTGGCCCGCGACTTTCCAAACAACTGAGCAGAGCATCTATGTGCGGGAGTAACACCTGATCTTGTATGCTTTCCTCGATGGTGTAGCAGACTGCGTCGTGCTTCACGGCTCGATGCTGCTGTGACGGCGATACTGGATCACCGGCGCGCCAGACTTTAAATGGCTTTTCGATTGAGAGAGCCTCTTGCGCACGATGGAAGTCGAGTGGCGCGTCCTTGTCTGCAATAAGCTTTAGCCGCAGTGTTACTTCGAAAGGAGGTATCTGTGGTAGGAAAGTCATTTCCGGGCGCCCTTCTGTCGGAGAGATTACGTTCCTTTTTATCGCCATGCCTAAGGCCGCATGTGGCCATGGAGACCCAGAACATGACCCCGGAACAAACAACAGAACTACAACAGGCTCTGGACGGACCCCGGCTCGGAGTAGCTGGGTCGCGTGACTGTGCCGCCGGTCGTGAAACCGCACCTGCGGAATCTCGCCCCGCTTCACGCCTGCCGCGAACCACCTCGATACGCTGTCCGGTTTGAGCGGCTTGCCGTCGCCAGAGTAGAACACAACTCGAGGCTCCTATCGTATGCTTCCTTCAAGGGAATCGTTAGCGTTCAGCTTGGCCTTGTGACTCTTGAGCCTAGGCGATCACCTACGAGCCTAAGGTCACCGTTCGATGGTCCTTTCGGGTTTTCGGTTCCTTGAACTCCGAAATACACTCCAAGTAAAGGATGTGTGGACGGTTGCCGCGGTTGCCGACGTAAACGCCGGCCGAACACCTTGACGTGGTGGCTCTAGCCTCGAGCGACTAGAGCCTTATTCAAAAACGATGGGCGCGATACGTTAGCGAACGAAACGCCGTCCCCAATATGCGCGGCGATAAGGGCGCGAATACGGACGACCTGCCCAATATGCGCGGCGTCCATATACGGCCGGATAGGGCGCGTAGCCGTAGCCTCCGCCAACGTAGCCGTAGCCAACGCCAACGCTAACGCCGTAGCCGTACGGATAGCCGTAGCCGGGGCGATAGGCGTACCCGTAGCCATTGCGGTAACCGTAGGAGCGGGATCCGCCTCCGTAGTAACGGTTGCCTGGGAGAACGCGGGCAGTCGTGGCCACTCGCGCGGTTCCACCGGAGACGTGAGCCGCCGATGCCGGCGCCGCCGCGCCGAGTAACCATCCTGCGCCCAGAGCGCATGCCAGTAAGGCGTTATGAAGTTTCATCATGCTTTTATTTCTAGCACCGTTGAGGCGAAAGTTCTCGTCAGTACCAATTAAAACTTCCTGCGAAAAAGATGAGACGTTGGAAGGCTTGCAACGAGATCGGCGTTAGAAGGCCCCGCTGCTCAGTCTGCGCCGGCGTACCGCGAGGTTCCGTTGCTGCTGCGGCTCTGTACCGCGGTTAGGCGGTAGTTACCCCTGCGCTATGCAATGCGCTGCCTGCTTTCGCCGAGTCAAAGACCATTCGCCGATTGCGTAAATTGGCGCCGAGTCGACGATGATTTCGCCGATACCGCCAAGGTTCGTCCCGTGCAATCTCGCTGTGTATCGCACACGTCCACCATTCGGACCGCGTGCGTCAATAAAGGTTAGCGTTCGTCGGTGGAGATGCGGGGACGCATCAGCAAATGTGATGGTGTCGGGTCTGCCGCCAAAATCCACAACGCCCTTAACCGCAAGAGGTTTTTCGCAGATTGTGAGCCTCATCGTTGCTGGATACGGATACACCGAGTTCCGGCCAACCCACTCCCCATTCAAGCTTCCAGGGTCCAAGACGCGCCCGGCTAGGAGGACCGGCAATCCGGCCGGAGGCGGTTGGCGCTCGGCGCCACTGGCAACCCACAGCCTCGCGTCCCAAGCGAGTTTTTGCAGAAGCAGAGCCGATGTGGACTCGATGTCGGCAAGCAGCACGTTACTCTGCCGGTTGACGCCTCCTGAGTCGAAGTCTACTGCGTTGCCCAGGACGGTGGAGACGGCACCCTCCGGATTTACTTTGTTCAAGTACGTGACGAATACGGCGGCCGCCAAATAGGACCCAGCGGCGGTGGGATGACTGCCATCGGGGAGATACAGTGCCGGCGATAGGGCATTTTTCGACGCGCTCCTCCAAGCGTAGCCGACGGGCACGATCGAAATTTGTTGCTTCAGACCGAAGCTTTGATAGGCCCACCGCACAAACTCCGCGTCTCGCGGATTCATATCTCGGGGAGTCCACGGCAGGAACAGAACCGGGACGGAGCGCGCGGCTCGTATCCTATCAGCGAGCTTGCGACCATAAATAAAGAGCTCTCTAGCATCCCGAACGTGAGACTTGCCGTTCACCAGGTATACTTGGCCGAAGGTCGTTTGGTCTTGAAGCACTACGAAGGTCCAATGATGCGCCTGTAATTGCCTTACGACGTCGCCAGTTTTCCAGTGCTCTCTCAACGATTCGCCACCCGAGGCGACCATCGCAACGGTCACGCAGCCGCCCTTGCTGTTGGCAATCGCCCTGTATATGGCCGGCAAGTTGTTTACGTACGTGAGACTATCGCCAACAAAAAGGACGCTCGTGCAGTCGGAGGTAGCGAGGGTTCGCGCCCCGGCGATCAACGGGAATGACCCGATGGCCGTAAAGCAAACGATCGTCGCAAAGAAGATAGGCACCGTCGGTGACCGCATCAAAAACAAACTCCCAGCATAATCAATAGAAATCAAGCCATTCGAGTGAGGGTTATCTGCGTTTTTCGGTGCGATGAAAGCGACGGAAACACTCACCTTGCCCTTCCACAAATATTGTACAATGTTGCGCGGTCTTGCTGTCAAGGAACGCTGCCTAAGGCAAAAGGACTCCGGCTCTCGTACCGAAGCGCTTTTCTTTTGATCCGCGGAACGAACGGTACACGCTCGCGAGAGTCTTGAGCGATCGCCGGCGTTCCTTTACCTTCGTATCAGACGGTCGATCGCGAGTAGTTCAGCCGATTGTCGCCATGGCTCACCGGCACCGGAGGCTACCGCTTGCCAAAGTGGAAGAAACGAGCGGCAAATATATATGACCTGAAACTTACGACCGTTTCTACTCAGAAAAGGAGTGACTAAAATGAATACAACTGGTCTCGCCAAGTACACCAGCGCCTTGGTTGCCCTCTCGATATGTTCGGCGTGTAGCGGCGGCTCGGCGGGCGCTCCGTCCACCGCTGCGCTCAATGGTGGATCCCCGGGTAGCGTGCTCTCACTAAACGGAAGGCCGCTAACGGCAGCAATCACGCCAAGACCAATGCCTCGCTATGCGACGTTCGTTCCTGACCGGCATAAGAAGTCCAAGACATTCGAATACATTATCAATGACTACGGCAGCTACGCCAGCATTTTCGACTATCCGAAGAGCGTCCACGAGATCGGTATGATCAATAACGTCGGAGGCCAAGGGTGTACGAACGTCCTCTACGGCTATGGGAAGAAGACGTTCTGGATCGTCGCGGGCGAAGACCAGATCGAGGAATTCAAGGTGCCCCAGAAACTGATCAAGACGCTCTCTATCCCCGACTCCTTCCCAACCAGCTGCGCCATGGATACCAACGGCGATCTCGCAGTCGGAATCTATGAGGGGTCGGCGAGTGCCGGTGGCGGCGACGTCGTCATCTTCAAGAAAGCGGGCGGTCCGGGTACGGTTTACTCCACACCCCTGGACGAGGAGTTCTTCGACGGCTACGACAGCCAGGGCAATCTCTTCGCCGACGGCTTTACCGGCGACCGCTCAGGCTTTGCGCTCGTCGAGCTCCCGAAGGGCAGCACGAAATTCGTGACGATCAAAACGAGCAACGCAGTGCAGTTCCCCGGCTCAGTGCAGTGGGACGGCACCTACCTTACCGTCTTCGATCAGGTAGCGAATGCGATGTATCAGTATAAGGTCAGCGGAACAACGGCGATGTTGAAATCCACGATACCGTTCACGGGTTCCAGCGACTGCGCCCAGACGTGGCTCGTTCCAGGCCTTGTGTACTGCGGAGATGCGGGTAACGACGACGGTGAGGTGTTCAAGTACCCGGCTGGCGGCTCACCGATTGCGAC
It encodes the following:
- a CDS encoding transposase translates to MKKSRFTEAQIVGILKELDAGTAATELARRHGIHANTIRLWRDKYAGLETSDLARLKQLEAESARKDRVIARLTMEVDAVRELIAKNGWTPRGEKKR
- a CDS encoding HoxN/HupN/NixA family nickel/cobalt transporter is translated as MASRLFSPGHSTTRDKIVAVYAALIGLNLTAWALAFWAFSSHPILLGTAMLAYTFGLRHAVDADHISAIDNVTRKLMQQGQRPVGVGLYFSLGHSSIVVALSVGIAIGAGAVKAHLPGLQQAGEIIGTSISAAFLFLVAGINLAVLLDIVRAFRKAGKDAGAGVDDMLDRRGLIGRFFGGLIKVVDSSWKMYPIGVLFGLGFDTATEVGLLGIAAVEAGKGLPVVDILIFPLLFTAGMSLLDTTDGVLMLSTYGWAYVKPMRKLYYNMVVTLISVLVALIVGGIEAFGVFAQRLGLSGSPWNALAAVSNNFGVLGFVIVGVFAASWLVCVAVYRLRRYDRLDLEPASPAR
- a CDS encoding serine hydrolase domain-containing protein, which codes for MPVRLMSLVFGVALLGASTPAPALKPISQAALQTMVDATARELMLPGALVLLRTPQGDFTAAYGTTQIGTTSRPSAGTYFRIASNTKTMTAAVIVQLAQEGKLKFGDPVSKYVAGVPNGDNITIAELLDMRSGLYDYTSSPEVAAIIDHDMSKTWTPAELLAIAFARPPNFAPDAQYEYSNTNYALLGLIVERVDRKGLAEALQQRLFGPLGLRHTALPPSNVVALPDPYSHGYLYGSSSVALLGTPPYSPAVQAAARAGTLVPNDYTNLNHSFAAAAGGVVSTADDLAIWIRALVSGRVFDAAYQQRWLESLRPEDPSKPGGQQYGYGISQLRWGSNAIYFHGGETPGYNSFMGYDPANGVALIVWTNLTVSLDDKPTANALMLKVLDQIYAESPLTPAPLPSAGP
- a CDS encoding tetratricopeptide repeat protein, which produces MGWPRFAAHRARAAEAAPAPIQTDYLHRNQYIAFYEAQLRGDPQDQITARVLGSQYLQRFREAGDLNDVARALAVAKRSLHLQRQGNVAALSVIASCELTFHRFTAALATEHDAADAAPFDDDARAQSASILMELGRYTEAAHILARPQQRDPNPTWMSIRARYYELTGNLGGARIAMNAAAQIVDGMISVPAYARSWYHMRAGQLAFEAGDPNAAAAAFDEALRIYPDNSMALLLQAKLYRAQRDWPRALASAQRSAELYPLPQALGYEADAQRALGDAPAAQRTDALIRAEQRLFNAQGINDRLLAIYYAEHDEHLDDALAAARSDLDKRGNEIYADDTMAWVLSAMGRWAQARVFAQRAVRYDTQDPELQYHAGIIALHTGHRNEALRRLHDALQTDAHFHPFYADAARQALRSLDTAGT
- a CDS encoding SMP-30/gluconolactonase/LRE family protein — translated: MQAAQGARVQSVRADVRFGLTPKQIESADAQRGAGYLHKSKRKATLFVSDLDADTIRLFPANKKNPTQKGAITTGIDLPVNDAVDLHGTVYVANNGNSTVTEYPFGKTSPSVTLSGAQLVFPNGIAVDKKDTVYVTSGATAGSCYVLVYPKGASTPSEQINGFDLPVGLAVDKKGNLYVADALQNVVWEVPHGSTTPRNLGLSGLDDPTGLAFDSSNSLWVTNNLSNTVLGFHLGKTSAFATITNGLSGPYSIAFEKTGTLFVGNSLHYPGDVAGYKSGKTTPFESISVPNPAGLAVYPKSKD
- a CDS encoding helix-turn-helix domain-containing protein codes for the protein MSTVVALTTRLTDRVYSMKSKPRSLTWEDAPEILTVEEASVLVRVPRNGVYAVIQAGLLPAVRLGPRRIRIAKAALKEVFHVSAEQTDVTAALNHGKA
- a CDS encoding site-specific integrase codes for the protein MEGHLYQRGKTKAWYLLYDVPVAPDEKRRQRNIRIGRMPKAEAEARKRELLRRIDEGLESKPVALNTGEYVAGWLESVSHSLAAKTHERYASLLRKHVIPVIGGIQLGRVTSDHIEMIYSRLRAKGLSQRTCLHVHRVLHTAFADAVRRRKLKENVVGQLKAPRVDMHELTPVSSDQMRTLIRTAQRTRLAVPVALAAVTGLRRGELLALRWRNVRLDTRGSLYITEALEQTRRLGVRFKPPKGKSRRLIPLSREGVAILSAHKTYQEHERQRVAKPYTDNDLVFCNADGAPWPPDTFSKQFRAIAAVAGLRGFRFHDIRHAFATLTLADGRPVKEVQLLLGHSTANTTLSFYARPVEGLGREAVSKLSRSLLRNRKGSESSLPNVTKSP